A single window of Cytobacillus dafuensis DNA harbors:
- the sigG gene encoding RNA polymerase sporulation sigma factor SigG, whose amino-acid sequence MTRNKVEICGVDTSKLPVLKNEEMRELFKQMHKGDITAREKLVNGNLRLVLSVIQRFNNRGEFVDDLFQVGCIGLMKSIDNFDLSQNVKFSTYAVPMIIGEIRRYLRDNNPIRVSRSLRDIAYKALQVRERLMSKTSREPTAAEIAKELDVPHEEIVFALDAIQDPVSLFEPIYNDGGDPIYVMDQLSDEKNKDIQWIEEIALKEGMRRLNEREKLILRKRFFQGKTQMEVAEEIGISQAQVSRLEKAAIKQMNKNIQS is encoded by the coding sequence TTGACTCGAAATAAAGTAGAAATTTGCGGTGTTGATACTTCAAAGCTTCCAGTTTTGAAAAACGAAGAAATGAGAGAGCTCTTCAAGCAAATGCATAAGGGTGATATAACCGCTCGGGAAAAACTCGTCAATGGTAATTTACGACTTGTTCTCAGTGTTATTCAGCGTTTTAATAACAGGGGTGAATTTGTTGATGACCTATTCCAGGTCGGCTGTATCGGTCTAATGAAATCTATTGATAATTTTGATCTAAGTCAAAACGTAAAGTTTTCCACCTATGCTGTTCCCATGATTATCGGAGAGATTAGAAGGTATTTAAGGGATAATAATCCAATTCGAGTCTCTCGTTCATTAAGGGATATTGCGTACAAAGCATTGCAAGTGAGAGAACGGTTGATGAGTAAAACATCGAGAGAGCCAACGGCAGCGGAGATCGCTAAGGAGCTAGATGTACCGCATGAGGAAATTGTCTTTGCTTTAGATGCCATTCAGGATCCAGTTTCTTTGTTTGAACCTATCTACAATGATGGCGGAGATCCGATTTATGTAATGGACCAATTAAGCGATGAAAAAAACAAGGATATTCAATGGATCGAGGAAATAGCATTAAAAGAAGGGATGAGAAGGTTAAACGAGCGTGAAAAGCTCATTTTAAGAAAGCGCTTTTTTCAAGGGAAAACCCAAATGGAGGTTGCAGAGGAAATCGGTATTTCTCAAGCCCAAGTATCAAGACTTGAAAAAGCCGCAATAAAACAAATGAATAAAAATATTCAAAGCTAA
- the ileS gene encoding isoleucine--tRNA ligase, whose translation MDYKDTLLMPQTEFPMRGNLPKREPEIQAKWEEMNIYDKVQERTKGRPMFVLHDGPPYANGDIHIGHALNKILKDIIVRHKSMTGFNAPYVPGWDTHGLPIEQALTNKGVNRKEMTVAEFRKLCEEYAYEQIDSQRSQFKRLGVRGDWENPYITLKPEYEAQQIKVFGEMATKGYIYKGLKPVYWSPSSESALAEAEIEYKDKKSPSIYVGFKVKDGKDVLENDTQIIIWTTTPWTIPANLGIAVHPDLFYVVVEEKGQKYVVVEDLFETVSKEIGWEHPQVLKKIKGNELEYIQAKHPLYDRDSLVVLGEHVTTDAGTGCVHTAPGHGEDDFYVGQKYGLEVLCPVDDRGHMTKEAEGFEGLFYDAANKPITEKLEEAGALLKLTFITHSYPHDWRTKKPVIYRATAQWFASIKDFRKELLEAVNETKFVPAWGETRLYNMIRDRGDWCISRQRAWGVPIPVFYAENGDPIITEETIDHVSNMFREHGSNIWFEKEAKDLLPEGFTHPGSPNGKFTKETDIMDVWFDSGSSHQAVLLERDDLQRPADIYLEGSDQYRGWFNSSMSTAVAVTGKAPYKGILSHGFVLDGEGRKMSKSIGNVVVPAKVMDQLGADILRLWVSSVDYQADVRVSDAILKQVAEVYRKIRNTFRFLLGNLADFDPAKDMVAYESLREVDQFMLVKLNKLIKQVRQAYENYAFSDIYHAVNNFCTLDLSAFYLDFAKDILYIEGKDHADRRAIQTVLYECLISLTKLVAPILSHTADEVWNSIPSVTDESVQLTDMPKFKELPKSKEIEEKWTSFMKLRDDVLKALEEARNEKVIGKSLTAKVTMYVNENAKSLLDSIEENVQQLFIISAFEVAGKYEDAPKDALKFENTAIVISKAEGETCERCWVVTPEVGQVNEFETLCPRCAEVVKSHYSHLV comes from the coding sequence ATGGATTACAAAGATACCTTATTAATGCCACAAACAGAGTTTCCAATGCGAGGAAACTTACCTAAACGCGAGCCTGAAATTCAGGCAAAATGGGAAGAAATGAATATTTACGATAAAGTGCAGGAGCGCACAAAAGGCCGTCCGATGTTTGTATTACATGATGGACCTCCTTATGCAAATGGTGATATTCATATTGGCCATGCTTTAAATAAAATTTTAAAGGATATTATTGTTCGCCATAAATCGATGACTGGCTTCAACGCTCCATATGTACCTGGCTGGGATACACATGGTCTTCCCATTGAGCAGGCACTTACAAATAAGGGAGTAAATCGTAAAGAAATGACTGTTGCTGAGTTTCGTAAGCTTTGTGAGGAGTATGCCTACGAGCAAATTGATAGTCAGCGTTCACAATTTAAACGCCTTGGTGTAAGAGGAGACTGGGAAAATCCTTATATCACATTAAAGCCAGAGTATGAGGCCCAGCAAATTAAAGTTTTTGGAGAAATGGCTACAAAAGGATATATTTATAAAGGCTTAAAACCAGTTTATTGGTCTCCTTCATCTGAATCTGCATTAGCGGAAGCGGAGATCGAATATAAAGATAAGAAGTCACCTTCCATTTATGTAGGCTTTAAAGTAAAGGATGGCAAGGATGTACTTGAAAATGATACACAAATTATTATCTGGACAACTACTCCTTGGACAATTCCAGCAAACCTAGGAATTGCTGTCCACCCTGATCTATTCTATGTAGTAGTTGAAGAAAAAGGTCAAAAATATGTAGTTGTTGAGGATTTATTTGAAACTGTTTCTAAGGAAATTGGCTGGGAACATCCTCAAGTTTTGAAAAAAATAAAAGGGAACGAGCTTGAATATATTCAAGCAAAACACCCTCTTTATGACCGAGATTCTCTAGTTGTTCTTGGTGAACACGTTACAACTGATGCTGGTACTGGTTGTGTTCATACAGCGCCTGGGCATGGAGAAGACGATTTTTATGTAGGGCAAAAATATGGTTTAGAAGTATTATGCCCAGTCGATGATCGCGGACATATGACGAAAGAAGCAGAGGGCTTTGAAGGTCTATTCTATGATGCTGCCAATAAACCGATCACTGAAAAATTAGAAGAAGCCGGTGCGTTATTAAAGCTTACATTCATTACTCACTCATATCCGCATGATTGGAGAACGAAGAAGCCAGTTATTTACCGTGCAACTGCACAATGGTTTGCGTCTATTAAGGATTTCCGAAAAGAGCTTTTAGAAGCAGTTAATGAGACAAAATTTGTCCCTGCTTGGGGAGAAACAAGGCTCTATAATATGATTCGTGACCGCGGTGATTGGTGTATTTCCCGACAGCGTGCATGGGGTGTACCAATTCCAGTCTTTTATGCAGAAAATGGAGATCCAATTATTACAGAAGAAACAATTGATCATGTTTCTAACATGTTCCGTGAGCATGGATCTAATATTTGGTTTGAAAAGGAAGCAAAAGATTTACTTCCAGAAGGATTTACACATCCAGGTAGTCCAAACGGCAAGTTTACAAAGGAAACGGATATTATGGACGTGTGGTTTGATTCTGGGTCTTCCCATCAAGCTGTATTATTAGAACGTGATGATTTGCAAAGGCCTGCTGATATTTATTTAGAAGGATCTGATCAATATCGAGGATGGTTTAACTCCTCTATGTCTACAGCAGTGGCAGTCACAGGAAAAGCACCATATAAAGGTATCTTAAGCCACGGCTTTGTTTTAGATGGAGAAGGCAGAAAGATGAGTAAATCGATTGGGAATGTCGTTGTCCCTGCTAAAGTGATGGATCAGCTTGGTGCAGACATTTTAAGATTATGGGTTTCATCTGTAGATTATCAAGCGGATGTTCGCGTTTCTGATGCCATTTTAAAACAAGTAGCTGAGGTCTATCGTAAAATCCGAAATACTTTCCGATTCTTGCTTGGAAATCTTGCAGATTTTGATCCTGCAAAAGATATGGTTGCTTACGAGAGTTTACGTGAAGTTGACCAATTTATGCTTGTCAAATTAAATAAATTAATTAAGCAAGTTCGTCAAGCATACGAAAATTATGCATTCTCTGATATTTACCATGCAGTAAACAATTTCTGTACACTTGATTTAAGTGCCTTTTACTTGGATTTTGCAAAAGATATTCTATATATTGAAGGAAAAGATCACGCTGACCGCCGTGCAATTCAAACGGTTCTGTATGAATGTTTAATTTCATTGACAAAACTAGTTGCACCGATTCTTTCCCACACAGCAGATGAGGTTTGGAATTCAATCCCTTCTGTGACAGATGAAAGTGTTCAGCTTACAGACATGCCTAAATTTAAAGAACTTCCAAAATCAAAAGAGATTGAAGAGAAGTGGACTTCCTTCATGAAGCTTCGTGATGATGTATTAAAAGCATTAGAAGAAGCACGTAATGAAAAGGTTATTGGTAAATCATTAACTGCTAAAGTTACGATGTATGTGAATGAAAATGCTAAGAGCTTACTTGATTCAATTGAAGAAAATGTTCAACAGCTCTTTATTATTTCTGCATTTGAAGTCGCAGGCAAATATGA
- a CDS encoding YlmC/YmxH family sporulation protein, with product MIKISEFQQKDVINVANGKKLGNIGDIDINVQTGEINAVIIGGNGKVLGFFGREEDIIIPWKNILKIGEDVILVRFKDDSVIKDVE from the coding sequence ATGATAAAGATATCAGAATTTCAACAGAAAGATGTCATTAACGTGGCAAATGGAAAGAAGCTTGGAAATATAGGAGATATTGATATTAATGTTCAGACGGGAGAAATAAATGCAGTTATTATTGGCGGTAATGGCAAAGTGTTAGGTTTTTTTGGCCGTGAAGAGGATATCATTATTCCATGGAAAAATATATTAAAAATTGGGGAAGATGTCATATTAGTAAGATTCAAGGATGACAGCGTGATCAAGGACGTCGAATAA
- the sigE gene encoding RNA polymerase sporulation sigma factor SigE has protein sequence MKRIKLRLSYYWYKLLMKLGLKSDEVYYIGGSEALPPPLSKEEEELLLEKLPNGDKAARSILIERNLRLVVYIARKFENTGINIEDLISIGTIGLIKAVNTFNPEKKIKLATYASRCIENEILMYLRRNNKIRSEVSFDEPLNIDWDGNELLLSDVLGTEEDIITKDLEANVDKKLLSKALHQLSDREKQIMELRFGLGTGEEKTQKDVADMLGISQSYISRLEKRIIKRLKKEFNKMV, from the coding sequence TTGAAACGCATAAAACTTCGCTTATCATACTATTGGTATAAATTATTAATGAAACTTGGACTTAAATCAGATGAAGTATACTATATTGGTGGAAGCGAAGCACTGCCTCCTCCTTTAAGTAAAGAGGAGGAAGAGCTTTTATTAGAAAAGCTTCCAAATGGGGATAAAGCAGCAAGATCTATTTTAATTGAAAGAAATTTAAGGCTAGTCGTTTATATTGCAAGGAAGTTTGAAAATACGGGAATTAATATTGAAGATTTAATAAGTATTGGCACAATCGGGCTTATCAAGGCAGTTAATACTTTTAATCCAGAAAAGAAAATAAAACTTGCCACTTATGCATCAAGATGTATAGAGAACGAAATATTAATGTATTTAAGAAGAAATAACAAAATTCGCTCAGAAGTTTCATTTGATGAACCTCTAAATATTGATTGGGATGGAAATGAGCTTTTGCTTTCTGATGTGTTAGGAACGGAAGAAGACATTATTACGAAGGATCTTGAAGCGAATGTAGATAAGAAGTTATTATCAAAAGCTTTGCATCAATTATCTGATCGTGAGAAGCAAATTATGGAGCTTCGGTTTGGTCTTGGAACTGGAGAGGAAAAAACGCAAAAGGATGTAGCTGATATGCTAGGTATTTCACAATCGTATATCTCTAGGTTAGAAAAGAGAATTATTAAAAGATTAAAGAAAGAATTTAATAAAATGGTATAG
- the pgeF gene encoding peptidoglycan editing factor PgeF: protein MEPFILNKSEYFVIKEWTEIFPGLLAGFTSKNGGYSINHFSSMNLGLHVKDSSESVRKNRESIAKLLNFPLDTWVGAEQTHEIHIQKVSKADGGKGSAVYEESFNGTDGFFTFEKGLLLTLCYADCVPLYFCHENTGAIGTAHAGWKGTVNGIAREMVKFFKNEGMDLEGLHVVIGPSICNNCYIVDDHVITLIENRLEDIDNKPYNQIGENQYNLDLKQLNKEILIQSGVFEKNIKVSTLCTSCQNDHFFSHRRDKGKTGRMMSFIGWKEDLQA, encoded by the coding sequence ATGGAACCATTTATTTTGAATAAAAGCGAGTATTTTGTCATAAAAGAATGGACTGAAATATTTCCGGGGTTATTGGCAGGCTTTACAAGCAAAAATGGCGGATATAGCATTAATCATTTTTCCTCCATGAACCTGGGTCTTCATGTAAAGGATTCATCAGAATCTGTTAGGAAAAATCGTGAATCAATAGCAAAATTATTAAATTTTCCGCTTGATACATGGGTTGGGGCAGAACAAACACATGAGATTCACATTCAAAAGGTATCAAAAGCCGATGGTGGTAAAGGCTCGGCTGTTTATGAGGAATCGTTCAATGGAACAGATGGTTTTTTTACTTTCGAAAAAGGCCTTTTATTAACTTTATGCTATGCTGATTGCGTTCCTCTCTACTTTTGTCATGAAAATACAGGAGCAATTGGTACTGCTCATGCAGGCTGGAAAGGGACTGTTAATGGCATTGCAAGGGAAATGGTAAAATTCTTTAAAAATGAAGGAATGGATTTAGAAGGACTTCATGTGGTGATAGGGCCTTCCATTTGCAATAACTGTTATATAGTCGATGATCATGTTATTACATTAATTGAAAATAGACTAGAAGATATTGATAATAAACCATATAATCAAATTGGTGAGAATCAATATAATCTTGACCTAAAACAATTAAATAAAGAAATCCTTATTCAATCTGGAGTCTTTGAAAAAAATATTAAAGTATCAACTTTATGCACCAGCTGTCAAAATGATCATTTTTTCTCACATAGAAGAGATAAAGGGAAAACTGGAAGAATGATGAGTTTTATTGGCTGGAAGGAGGATTTACAGGCTTAA
- a CDS encoding YlmH family RNA-binding protein yields MTIYQHYRPEEKEFIDQVLNWKHTVEADYAPKLTDFLDPREQEIVNNIIGSNHEVKVNLFGGTSFAERKRALIFPEYFQCEEQDFNISLYEVIYPKKFITIEHPQVLGSLMSTGLKRGKFGDILFQDERIQFFVTQEIEEYLSIQIESIGRATVSLKKLPLINAIQLTDSWVELSVISSSLRLDTVISAVFNISRQKSQSLIQHGLVKVNWTSIENSAFECRESDIISVRGFGRTKLIGIEGKTKKDKWKITAGKQK; encoded by the coding sequence ATGACTATTTATCAGCATTATCGTCCTGAAGAAAAGGAATTTATTGATCAGGTTCTTAATTGGAAGCATACAGTGGAAGCTGATTACGCTCCAAAGCTAACGGATTTTCTAGACCCGAGGGAACAGGAAATTGTTAATAACATCATTGGAAGTAATCATGAAGTGAAAGTGAATTTGTTTGGCGGTACTAGCTTTGCCGAAAGGAAGAGGGCACTAATTTTCCCTGAATATTTTCAGTGCGAAGAACAAGATTTTAATATATCTTTATATGAAGTGATCTACCCCAAAAAATTTATTACGATTGAGCATCCACAAGTGCTTGGCAGTTTAATGTCGACTGGATTAAAACGAGGAAAGTTTGGTGACATTCTTTTTCAGGATGAACGAATCCAATTTTTTGTCACTCAGGAAATTGAAGAGTACTTAAGTATTCAAATAGAATCAATTGGCAGAGCAACCGTGAGTTTAAAAAAACTGCCATTAATAAATGCAATTCAACTAACTGATTCTTGGGTGGAATTATCTGTCATTTCATCATCACTCCGGTTAGATACAGTCATTTCAGCTGTTTTCAATATTTCAAGGCAGAAATCTCAAAGCCTGATTCAACATGGTCTCGTAAAGGTCAATTGGACAAGCATTGAAAATTCAGCATTTGAATGCAGAGAAAGTGATATTATTTCAGTAAGAGGATTTGGACGAACAAAGCTCATTGGAATTGAAGGGAAAACGAAAAAAGATAAGTGGAAAATAACTGCAGGTAAACAAAAATAA
- a CDS encoding YggT family protein, with protein MIFLYDVLTSIISIYSWALIIYILMSWFPNARESAIGQFLARICEPYLEPFRKIIPPIGMIDISPIVAIFVLKLAAGGLRQLFLWIA; from the coding sequence ATGATTTTTTTATATGATGTTTTGACTTCCATTATTTCTATATATTCTTGGGCATTAATCATTTATATTCTAATGTCCTGGTTCCCAAATGCTCGGGAATCCGCAATTGGTCAGTTTTTAGCACGAATATGTGAGCCATATTTAGAACCTTTTAGGAAAATTATTCCTCCGATAGGTATGATCGATATTTCACCTATCGTTGCGATTTTTGTTCTTAAATTAGCGGCAGGTGGATTAAGACAATTATTTCTCTGGATTGCATAA
- a CDS encoding DivIVA domain-containing protein: MPLTPLDIHNKEFSKGFRGYDEDEVNEFLDQVIKDYEILIREKKELEEKLNDQNERIGHFNNIEETLNKSIVIAQEAAEEVKRNAQKEAKLIIKEAEKNADRIVNESLSKARKIALEIEELKKQSKVFRTRFKMLIEAQLDLLNNDDWDHLLAYKLDATELKSAQEEDSLA; this comes from the coding sequence ATGCCATTAACACCGTTAGATATTCATAACAAAGAATTCAGCAAAGGATTCCGCGGCTATGATGAAGACGAAGTAAATGAATTTCTTGACCAAGTGATAAAAGATTATGAAATTTTAATTCGTGAAAAAAAGGAATTAGAAGAAAAGTTAAATGACCAAAACGAACGAATTGGCCATTTTAACAATATTGAAGAAACACTAAATAAATCAATAGTTATAGCACAAGAAGCAGCTGAAGAAGTAAAAAGAAATGCTCAAAAAGAAGCGAAGTTAATTATAAAAGAAGCTGAGAAGAATGCTGATCGTATTGTTAATGAGTCATTATCAAAAGCTCGAAAAATTGCTCTTGAAATTGAAGAATTGAAAAAGCAATCGAAGGTGTTCAGAACACGGTTTAAAATGCTGATTGAGGCTCAATTAGATTTATTGAATAATGATGATTGGGATCATTTACTTGCGTATAAGCTTGATGCAACTGAGTTAAAATCTGCACAAGAAGAAGATTCATTAGCTTGA
- a CDS encoding cell division protein SepF, translated as MSIKSKFKTFFFLDDDYDYQEEEVIEEETEQLKQQPQSHQKQQAQKNNIVSLQSVQMSSKVVLVEPRVYAEAQDIADQLKNRRAVVVNLQRIDRDQAKRIVDFLSGTVYAIGGDIQKVGTDIFLCTPDNIEVSGNISQIMQEQDFENSRW; from the coding sequence ATGAGCATTAAATCAAAATTTAAAACATTTTTCTTCCTAGATGATGATTATGACTATCAGGAAGAGGAAGTGATCGAAGAAGAAACAGAGCAATTAAAACAGCAACCACAAAGTCATCAAAAACAACAAGCACAGAAGAATAATATTGTCAGTCTACAAAGTGTTCAAATGTCTTCGAAAGTAGTCTTAGTTGAGCCGAGAGTATATGCTGAGGCTCAAGATATTGCAGATCAATTAAAAAACAGACGGGCTGTAGTTGTTAATTTACAAAGAATTGATAGGGATCAAGCTAAAAGAATTGTTGACTTTTTAAGCGGTACTGTTTATGCGATTGGCGGAGATATCCAAAAAGTTGGAACAGATATTTTTCTCTGTACACCTGACAATATTGAGGTTTCAGGTAATATCTCCCAAATCATGCAAGAACAAGATTTTGAAAATTCGAGGTGGTAA
- a CDS encoding YggS family pyridoxal phosphate-dependent enzyme, translated as MKVVENLKEIQLKIKEACEKSGRNMEDIKIIAVTKYVSTSRAIEALNAGIVHLGENRDEGLLEKWEKLKDKPIWHFIGSLQTRKVKNIIDKVEYIHSLDRLSLAEEINKRTEKQVKCLVQVNVSGEETKQGIQPDEVNEFISQLIEYPNIRVCGLMTMAPFTSDEKILRSCFRKLKDLQAEIQSLNLDYAPCNELSMGMSNDYRIAIEEGATMVRIGTALVGEEDLGIGG; from the coding sequence ATGAAAGTTGTAGAAAATTTAAAGGAAATTCAATTAAAAATTAAAGAAGCATGTGAAAAGTCTGGACGCAATATGGAAGATATAAAAATAATAGCCGTAACTAAATATGTTTCAACTAGCAGAGCAATAGAAGCACTTAATGCAGGGATTGTTCACTTAGGAGAAAATAGAGATGAAGGGCTATTAGAAAAATGGGAAAAGTTAAAGGACAAGCCAATATGGCATTTTATAGGTTCATTACAAACAAGAAAAGTGAAAAATATTATTGATAAAGTTGAATATATTCACTCTTTAGACAGATTATCACTTGCAGAAGAAATTAATAAGCGAACTGAGAAACAAGTAAAATGTTTAGTCCAGGTTAATGTTTCCGGTGAAGAAACGAAGCAAGGAATACAGCCTGATGAGGTAAATGAGTTTATTTCCCAGCTTATTGAATACCCAAATATCCGTGTTTGCGGATTAATGACGATGGCCCCATTTACTTCTGATGAAAAGATTTTACGTTCATGTTTTCGAAAGCTTAAAGATTTGCAAGCTGAGATCCAAAGCTTAAATCTAGATTATGCACCGTGCAACGAGCTTTCAATGGGGATGTCAAATGATTATCGTATTGCAATCGAAGAAGGTGCTACGATGGTGCGTATTGGGACAGCATTAGTAGGTGAAGAAGATTTAGGAATTGGAGGTTAA